The Dendropsophus ebraccatus isolate aDenEbr1 chromosome 6, aDenEbr1.pat, whole genome shotgun sequence nucleotide sequence TCTAGTCCATACGTTCTCTTAAAGAGGTCTCCATCCATAAAACCATGTAGAGTGAATATACTTGTTCTTTATTGTTTAGGTGGTATTGGCAAGAAAAGAAATCTGAGGCTTATGTCACTTTTATGTCAAAGAATTACCCTCCAGATTTCACTTATCAGGATTTTGGGCCACAGTTTACCGCTGAATTCTATGACCCACAAAAGTGGGCAAACATTTTTAAGGATTCAGGTGCCAAGTACATTGTCCTCACCTCCAAGCATCATGAAGGTAAATATTCagggtttactttttttttagtttgttagaggggggatttatcacaaccaatcagagcttaaaggggcactcctgtAAGCTATTTCTGTTTGCAAATCtctaatctttcagtacttagctactgtatgttcttcaggaagtggtgtactctttccagtctgacacagtgatctccacctctgtccatgtcaagactTCTCCTACTGCTTCTCCTACctgagccacccccccccccccttccttttatCTTTCATACATGGtgacttttttcattttttggggggttgatATTATTACCGTATTTTTTTCCACCATTGTACTTGTTTTTTCATTACTCTTCATCCATGTTGTGTTTAGGGGTCAATTCTTAGTGTATCCTGTCTGGGACGCAAGCGGGATATTGATTTatgcattttaagtgtttttaatgctGTCATGGTCTTGTGAGGAGGCTTGTCTCCTTTTGTCTGCTTCTTTTATTAATTTTGTGTACTTTGACTAAATAAAACATTGGATGTGCAGCTCTTGTgtgctttttttctgtttatatGCATAGCTGCACTATGTTATATAGTGTGGTGCCCACCTTTTTGCTTGTTCCAGCAGTTGTTGCCATCTCAAAAAGCTGCTTgtatattgtcctgtagcccatcccagttttatgcaggtctacaattttgttcctggtgtccttagacagctctttggtcttggctatggtggagaggttggagcgTGATTgactgtgtggacaggtgttttcaATGCAGGTAACGAGTTCACATAGGTGCAGTTAATCCAGGTAATAAGTGCAGAGTAGGGGGAGCTTCTTATAGAGGAACTGGTTGATCGTTAAAGAGGacctttcacccccccccccccccaccgtgccggggtgacaggctcccgaccccgcgttgggggggctgtaacgggggggtcgggagcctgtcaccccggcacggggggtgacaggtctcctttaatcatATAttttttcatgcaataaaatggattatgtaaaaatcatacaatgtgattttctgcaaTGTTTTATAGAttatgtgggagatttatgaaagggtgtaaatatacacctggtgtaaactgtccacagcaaccaatcacagctcctcttttattctaccagagctgaaagctgagctgtgattggttgctgtgggcagtttacaccaggtgtatatttacacccttttataaatctctccctatttgTCTCTTACAGGTCAGGTGTACCTATAATAAAAATTACATCCCTCTCTGTTCTTTTTAGTTGGCAAAACTTGCAAAATCGACAgcatatcaaatacttatttttccaATGCTTTTGCAACAATGCATCTTAGTGTAGACTTTAGTCATGCCTTAGttttattttgtgtttattttttttcttagcaaTTTCATAAATCAAACATTATTTTCTTTAAAGGTTACACCTTATGGGGTTCCAATTTTTCTTGGAATTGGAACGCCTTGGATATGGGATCAAAACGTGACCTAGTCGGTGAGCTGGCAGATGCCGTAAGGAAGAATACAGATTTGCACTTTGGACTTTATCACTCCCTATATGAGTGGTTTAACCCTCTTTTCCTGACCGATAAAAAGAATAATTTCCAAACATACAATTTCCCAAAGACTAAATCATTGCCTGAATTATatgaaattgtaataaaatataaacCAGAAATTCTTTGGTCAGATGGAGATGCTAATGCCTCATATACCTACTGGAACAGCACTGGCTTCTTGGCTTGGCTGTACAATGAAAGGCAAGTTGACCGTTTTGAAGTCCATGATGGAAAAGTATAGTAACTCTACATTGATATTATTATTGTTCCTTGTAATATATTGTAGTTGCAGATAATTTTATGCACCTTTGTATTCTTCCCCCTTTTTAGCCCTGTTAAAGACATCGTAGTAACTAACGACCGTTGGGGATCGGACTGCATGTGTAAGCATGGAGACTTTTACACTTGTAAAGACCGCTATAATCCTGGCCATCTAGTGCTTCACAAATGGGAAAACTGTATGACTATTGACGAGAAATCCTGGGGATATCGGAGGGATGCCTCATTATCTGAATTAATGACAATTGAAGAATTGGTACAGGTATGCTGAAGACTAAGTACTAACATAACTAATAGACTTGAAATAATTAATGGAGTTGTCTTTGACAATTACAAAATTGGTTAGGCCTTTTACATAGGCTGATTATCGGctaggagtgttgctagaaacgctcctgcagctaataatcggcccatgtagaaGTGATAGCGATCAGCTAACGCCTTATCttcggctgattgcatcttttgatcATGCTCCAAAATGTATCGCTATCGGTtgcacatctttctgtgtaaacagggttatgtgtaGCTTATAATGATAAAAGGAATctgacagcatagatatgtatttaggatatactgtatatatagaatatGTGTATAGCCATGCtctccagatcacaagcagtgtatactgtttTTTATTCCTGTGCTTTGCGGcttctgtatcttcaggcccccctcccccaaaatgATTGACAGTTGGTaaaggcagggcctgaagatacagcaggaggact carries:
- the LOC138794854 gene encoding plasma alpha-L-fucosidase-like isoform X1; amino-acid sequence: MLPLLAALLLLPAQFGAAGITYEPTWESLDARPIPDWFDDVKFGIFIHWGVFSVPSFGSEWFWWYWQEKKSEAYVTFMSKNYPPDFTYQDFGPQFTAEFYDPQKWANIFKDSGAKYIVLTSKHHEGYTLWGSNFSWNWNALDMGSKRDLVGELADAVRKNTDLHFGLYHSLYEWFNPLFLTDKKNNFQTYNFPKTKSLPELYEIVIKYKPEILWSDGDANASYTYWNSTGFLAWLYNESPVKDIVVTNDRWGSDCMCKHGDFYTCKDRYNPGHLVLHKWENCMTIDEKSWGYRRDASLSELMTIEELVQELVETVSCGGNLLMNIGPTHDGRIPVVFEERLKQMGTWLKVNGEAIYSTKPWRAQNDSVTPGVWYTCRPKEQSVYAIFLKWPTNWNISLGEPKPYVGKTEVQLIGFEEKLTWSPLENEGMIVSLPTLSPSQMTAPWGWTLKITNLKEAVLSPRT
- the LOC138794854 gene encoding plasma alpha-L-fucosidase-like isoform X3, producing MLPLLAALLLLPAQFGAAGITYEPTWESLDARPIPDWFDDVKFGIFIHWGVFSVPSFGSEWFWWYWQEKKSEAYVTFMSKNYPPDFTYQDFGPQFTAEFYDPQKWANIFKDSGAKYIVLTSKHHEGYTLWGSNFSWNWNALDMGSKRDLVGELADAVRKNTDLHFGLYHSLYEWFNPLFLTDKKNNFQTYNFPKTKSLPELYEIVIKYKPEILWSDGDANASYTYWNSTGFLAWLYNESPVKDIVVTNDRWGSDCMCKHGDFYTCKDRYNPGHLVLHKWENCMTIDEKSWGYRRDASLSELMTIEELVQELVETVSCGGNLLMNIGPTHDGRIPVVFEERLKQMGTWLKVNGEAIYSTKPWRAQNDSVTPGVWYTCRPKEQSVYAIFLKWPTNWNISLGEPKPYVGKTEEKE
- the LOC138794854 gene encoding plasma alpha-L-fucosidase-like isoform X2; the protein is MLPLLAALLLLPAQFGAAGITYEPTWESLDARPIPDWFDDVKFGIFIHWGVFSVPSFGSEWFWWYWQEKKSEAYVTFMSKNYPPDFTYQDFGPQFTAEFYDPQKWANIFKDSGAKYIVLTSKHHEGYTLWGSNFSWNWNALDMGSKRDLVGELADAVRKNTDLHFGLYHSLYEWFNPLFLTDKKNNFQTYNFPKTKSLPELYEIVIKYKPEILWSDGDANASYTYWNSTGFLAWLYNESPVKDIVVTNDRWGSDCMCKHGDFYTCKDRYNPGHLVLHKWENCMTIDEKSWGYRRDASLSELMTIEELVQELVETVSCGGNLLMNIGPTHDGRIPVVFEERLKQMGTWLKVNGEAIYSTKPWRAQNDSVTPGVWYTCRPKEQSVYAIFLKWPTNWNISLGEPKPYVGKTENVLEH